From Aedes albopictus strain Foshan chromosome 1, AalbF5, whole genome shotgun sequence, one genomic window encodes:
- the LOC109422944 gene encoding N-alpha-acetyltransferase 40: protein MSALEEITNSNSAASATAQQKSIEKANRQVNPMVDFPDFLKYDQNGCELDLYCRRKADMDSKTLKWAFKLAEKNVGPQYKACSLGWQPKVKQSDLNKAWARYLVALDRKTKKPAGYTMFRFDLDYGRSVLYCYEMQVDSEYQRKGLGAFMMQALEAMVRHYGMERLVLTVLKNNEDGMRFYRKLGYDVDETSPDKSDNEAYEIMSKSML from the exons ATGTCCGCATTGGAGGAAATAACCAACAGCAATTCTGCCGCGTCGGCAACTGCCCAGCAGAAGTCCATTGAGAAGGCTAATCGGCAGGTAAATCCCATGGTAGATTTCCCAGACTTCCTCAAGTACGACCAGAACGGATGCGAGCTGGATTTGTACTGCCGGCGGAAGGCCGACATGGACTCCAAGACGCTCAAGTGGGCTTTTAAGCTGGCGGAGAAAAACGTTGGACCACAGTACAAAGCCTGCAGCCTCGGGTGGCAACCGAAGGTCAAACAATCGGACTTGAACAAAGCGTGGGCCCGGTATTTGGTGGCCCTTGACCGGAAGACTAAGAAACCCGCTGGCTACACGATGTTCCGCTTCGACTTGGACTATGGTCGGAGTGTGCTGTATTGCTACGAAATGCAGGTGGATTCGGAGTATCAACGGAAGGGACTGGGAGCCTTCATGATGCAAGCGCTTGAGGCGATGGTTCGGCACTACGGTATGGAGCGGTTGGTGCTAACGGTGTTGAAGAACAACGAGGACGGTATGCGGTTCTACCGGAAGTTGGG ATACGACGTAGATGAGACCTCCCCGGACAAGTCTGACAACGAAGCGTATGAAATAATGAGTAAATCTATGCTTTAG